The Megachile rotundata isolate GNS110a chromosome 11, iyMegRotu1, whole genome shotgun sequence genome includes a region encoding these proteins:
- the Ssdp gene encoding sequence-specific single-stranded DNA-binding protein isoform X2 — MYAKGKGSTVPSDSQAREKLALYVYEYLLHVGAQKAAQTFLSEIRWEKNITLGEPPGFLHSWWCVFWDLYSAAPERRESCEHSSEAKAFHDYGFVNSGYGVNGIAHNAGPAPSPIGQMPPNDGMPGGPMPPAFFSNNSTMRPSPPTHPSSQPSPQHPQPPPPPHSQMMSTQFLGPRYPAGPRPGVRMPQMGNDFNGPPGQPMMPNSMDPTRQGEAGEFVGWQAPPGMNPMNPRMNPPRGPGMAPMGPGSYGPGMRGPPPNSSLGPGGPGGPGMPPMSMAGGRQQWQPNTSTPMNYSSSSPGNYGGPPGSTGPPGPGTPIMPSPQDSSNSGGENMYTMMKPVPGGNMPGDFPMSGGPEGGPMGPMGPNTMGPVLNGDGLDGMKNSPANGGPGTPREDSGSGMGDYNLGGFGGPGENFF, encoded by the exons GTTAGCCTTGTACgtgtatgaatatttattacatgTTGGCGCACAAAAGGCAGCACAGACATTCTTATCGGag ATACGATGGGAAAAAAATATCACACTTGGAGAACCACCTGGGTTTCTACATTCCTGGTGGTG tGTATTTTGGGACTTATATTCTGCGGCACCAGAACGGCGGGAGTCTTGTGAACACAGTAGCGAAGCAAAAGCTTTTCACGACTAT GGTTTTGTAAACAGTGGTTATGGAGTCAATGGTATTGCTCAT AATGCTGGTCCAGCACCTTCCCCCATAGGACAAATGCCACCCAATGATGGCATGCCTGGTGGTCCAATGCCTCCTGCTTTCTTCTCa AACAACTCGACAATGCGACCATCTCCGCCCACACACCCCTCATCACAGCCATCCCCCCAGCACCCCCAGCCACCCCCGCCCCCACACTCGCAGATGATGTCCACTCAG TTCTTGGGTCCCCGGTATCCAGCTGGTCCAAGGCCTGGAGTACGTATGCCACAAATGGGGAATGATTTCAATGgg CCGCCAGGGCAACCAATGATGCCAAATAGTATGGATCCAACTAGGCAAG GCGAAGCTGGAGAATTTGTAGGGTGGCAAG CTCCACCAGGTATGAATCCCATGAATCCAAGAATGAATCCTCCACGAGGTCCAGGAATGGCTCCAATGGGACCAGGAAGTTATGGGCCAGGAATGAGGGGACCACCGCCTAACAGTAGTTTAGGTCCAGGAGGTCCGGGAGGTCCAGGAATGCCACCAATGAGTATGGCAGGTGGCAGACAACAGTGGCAACCTAACACATCCACG CCAATGAATTATTCATCATCATCGCCGGGTAATTATGGAGGCCCACCCGGTTCAACGGGTCCTCCAGGCCCAGGTACACCAATTATGCCCAGCCCACAAGATAGTAGTAATAGCGGCGGCGAAAATATGTATACCATGATGAAACCTGTACCTGGAGGAAATATGCCTGGT GATTTTCCAATGAGTGGGGGACCAGAAGGAGGTCCAATGGGCCCTATGGGCCCAAACACAATGGGTCCTGTTCTCAATGGTGATGGTCTTGATGGAATGAAAAATAGTCCGGCTAATGGTGGCCCTGGAACACCACGAGAAGACAGTGGAAGTGGAATGGGTGACTATAATCTGGGTGGTTTTGGAGGTCCTGGTGAAAAT TTTTTTTAA